TTCTGGATTTTTCTCAATTGCTATCACTTTGCCATCTGGAACCATCCGCTTGATTTCAATAGCAACAGATCCGCTCCCTGCCCCGATATCGTATACTGTAGCTGCAGGAGTTAGTTGGAGTTTTGCAAGCGATAGAACACGAATTTCGTTCTTCGTCATCGGCACACCTTCGCTGCGAACGAATTGTTCATCGGGAATGCCGAATGCTTCATACACTTTATTATTGAGAGTCATTCCATATCACCATCACACTATTACTATAGTCGTTCTTATCATCGACTAGTGTCCCAATCGTCGTATTTATAATTTGTTCATGGGCATAAGTTAAATCTTTGCCGATTGCTACTCGCCAATCGCACGCTACTATTTCCATCGCCAGCGAATCTAGCAATTTTTTGGCAATAGTTTGAGGTGTCCAGGGAGTCCCTGTAACCATAGCCGTAACCTTTGCCCCCTGTATAATGTCAACTAAGCCCGCTTCCGTTCGTCCATGCATACTGATAATTTGCGCCTCTACCCACGGCCTTTGTAGCCTTGCAAACATCACTTGCACAGAGCTAATACCAGGAATGAAAACAAGTTCTTTTGCTTGAAAATGTTTTGTAAGATAGTTAGCAAAGCTGAAAATCCCTGTATCTCCAGATACCAATACGGTAATATTGTTCAGCTTCTGCAGGTTTTTCATCTGGGTCACTACATTCAATAATTCTTTGTCAACTATAAGCTGTTGCTGCCCTGGGACTGCAAATGCTTCTAGTAATCGCTTCGCGCCCACTACGACATCGGCCTGTTCAATTGCCTGTTTCGCTATTGGTGTTATATACTCCACAGCACCTGGCCCTGTGCCGACTACCTTAATTTTTCTCTGCGATGTAGATTGTTGTTTTTCCATCATAGTCTCCACCCCAGTTCTTTCCCTAAGTCCGCTGCCTCAAGGTCATAGCCTAAAATCTGTCCGTCAAGGGCATACATAACTGTGCCCACACTAATCTGCGGTAACGACTCAGCTTCGTTATGATATCGAACCTCTTCAATAAGGTCGATTACCCTTTGGCTAGCCGCTGTAGCTAATGATGTATAGACCTGCTGCAAGCCATACTGTTCAACTATGTCCTTCCCAGCATCAATTGTGTTGAGTGCCATGATGTCGCGAATTGCCTGTACAGGTGC
This Desulfuribacillus alkaliarsenatis DNA region includes the following protein-coding sequences:
- the cbiE gene encoding precorrin-6y C5,15-methyltransferase (decarboxylating) subunit CbiE, producing MMEKQQSTSQRKIKVVGTGPGAVEYITPIAKQAIEQADVVVGAKRLLEAFAVPGQQQLIVDKELLNVVTQMKNLQKLNNITVLVSGDTGIFSFANYLTKHFQAKELVFIPGISSVQVMFARLQRPWVEAQIISMHGRTEAGLVDIIQGAKVTAMVTGTPWTPQTIAKKLLDSLAMEIVACDWRVAIGKDLTYAHEQIINTTIGTLVDDKNDYSNSVMVIWNDSQ